One Rhodothermus bifroesti DNA window includes the following coding sequences:
- a CDS encoding acyl-CoA carboxylase subunit beta has protein sequence MAQYRALVEALHRQAEAIRQGGGAERIAREHQRGKLTARERIARLLDDPNDFWEIGLWAGYGMYADEGGCPAGGTVMGLGRISGHLCIVVANDATVKAGAWFPITVKKNLRAQEIALQNRIPIVYLVDSAGVYLPLQDEIFPDRDHFGRIFYNNARLSSLGVPQVAAIMGSCVAGGAYLPILSDEVLIVEGTGSVFLAGPYLVRAAIGEVVDAETLGGATTHTEISGVTDYKMPDDVACLETIRRLLSHLGPRPRAGFPRSRPQPPAFPPEELYGIVPPDIQQPYDMREVLARIVDADSWVEYKAGYGQTLITGYARIDGWSVGIVANQRLVVRSRQGEMQVGGVIYSDAADKAARFVMNCNQKRIPIVFFQDVTGFMVGKRAEHGGIIKDGAKLVNVVANSVVPKFTVVVGHSFGAGNYALCGRAYEPRLMLAWPTARIAVMGGKQAAQTLLQVQLGKLERQGKTLSEMEKQQLLEEITSRYEAQMSPYYAAARLWVDALIDPIETRRWLSLGIEMADHNAEFMPFNPGILQV, from the coding sequence ATGGCCCAGTACCGGGCCCTTGTTGAAGCCCTTCACCGCCAGGCTGAAGCGATCCGGCAAGGGGGAGGAGCTGAGCGTATTGCGCGGGAGCATCAGCGGGGTAAGCTTACTGCCCGAGAGCGTATTGCACGTTTGCTAGATGACCCGAACGATTTTTGGGAAATCGGACTATGGGCAGGCTATGGCATGTATGCCGACGAAGGAGGGTGCCCAGCGGGGGGAACAGTCATGGGATTAGGCCGCATCAGCGGCCATCTGTGCATCGTGGTGGCCAACGACGCTACGGTAAAAGCCGGTGCCTGGTTTCCCATTACGGTCAAGAAAAACTTGCGGGCACAGGAGATCGCGTTGCAGAACCGCATCCCTATCGTCTACCTCGTGGATTCTGCTGGCGTGTACCTGCCGCTGCAGGACGAGATTTTCCCAGATCGCGATCACTTTGGCCGTATCTTTTACAACAATGCGCGTCTGTCGAGCTTGGGGGTGCCGCAAGTTGCTGCCATTATGGGTAGCTGTGTGGCTGGGGGGGCTTATTTGCCAATTTTGAGCGATGAGGTGTTGATTGTAGAGGGAACGGGATCGGTGTTTTTAGCTGGGCCTTACCTGGTGCGGGCAGCGATTGGCGAAGTCGTGGATGCTGAGACGCTAGGAGGAGCAACCACGCACACCGAAATCTCGGGCGTAACGGATTACAAAATGCCTGACGATGTAGCCTGCCTGGAGACCATCCGTCGATTGCTTTCGCACTTGGGGCCGCGTCCTCGTGCCGGTTTCCCGCGCAGCAGGCCACAGCCACCAGCTTTCCCGCCTGAGGAGCTCTACGGCATTGTGCCCCCCGACATCCAGCAGCCCTACGATATGCGTGAAGTGCTGGCGCGCATTGTCGATGCCGACTCTTGGGTGGAGTACAAGGCCGGCTACGGACAAACGTTGATTACAGGTTATGCGCGCATTGACGGCTGGAGTGTGGGCATTGTGGCTAACCAGCGCTTGGTCGTGCGCAGCCGGCAGGGAGAAATGCAGGTGGGCGGTGTGATCTACTCTGATGCTGCCGATAAGGCCGCCCGTTTTGTGATGAACTGTAATCAAAAGCGCATCCCCATCGTCTTTTTCCAGGATGTGACCGGCTTTATGGTAGGCAAGCGGGCCGAGCATGGCGGCATTATTAAAGACGGGGCTAAGTTGGTCAATGTGGTGGCCAATTCCGTGGTGCCAAAGTTTACTGTTGTTGTGGGACATTCGTTTGGGGCGGGTAATTATGCCCTGTGCGGGCGGGCTTACGAGCCTCGCCTCATGCTGGCTTGGCCCACAGCGCGCATCGCCGTTATGGGCGGTAAGCAAGCAGCCCAAACGCTGCTTCAGGTGCAGTTGGGTAAGCTTGAGCGGCAGGGAAAGACACTCTCAGAAATGGAAAAGCAGCAGTTGCTTGAAGAAATCACTTCCCGCTACGAAGCCCAGATGTCACCTTACTATGCGGCTGCACGGCTTTGGGTCGATGCGCTTATCGATCCGATTGAAACGCGGCGTTGGTTAAGCTTGGGTATCGAAATGGCGGATCACAATGCAGAGTTTATGCCGTTTAATCCGGGGATACTTCAGGTTTAG
- a CDS encoding 30S ribosomal protein THX, giving the protein MGKGDRRTRRGKIFLGTYGKYRPKKKKKKQTAVSAAK; this is encoded by the coding sequence ATGGGTAAAGGAGATCGCCGCACGCGGCGCGGAAAAATCTTTCTAGGTACTTATGGCAAGTACCGCCCAAAGAAAAAAAAGAAGAAACAGACCGCGGTGAGTGCTGCAAAGTAA
- a CDS encoding MBL fold metallo-hydrolase — MPTLYLLGTGAAVSDPHRTTTMLALADEASLIVIDCGGDVIQRMLAAGLDPVRLTALILTHEHPDHNSGFPLFMERIWLLGRRTPIAIYGILPAIDQARRCFDTYNTSGWQGLPARDWHEVDYKAGALVFEDDRWRVRAWPVVHPVPTVGLRFEHRPTGKVIAYSCDTEPTDAVVELGRGADILVHEATGKGPGHTSPEDAAYLAAQAGARRLLLVHLPPGLTDADLESARQHLAATELGEELGRYEV, encoded by the coding sequence ATGCCTACGCTCTATCTTCTGGGTACAGGTGCGGCAGTAAGCGACCCTCACCGCACCACCACCATGCTCGCTTTGGCCGACGAAGCCTCGCTGATCGTGATTGACTGTGGCGGCGACGTGATCCAGCGTATGTTGGCCGCCGGACTGGACCCCGTGCGCCTTACTGCACTTATCCTCACCCATGAGCACCCAGATCACAACAGTGGATTTCCGCTCTTTATGGAGCGCATCTGGCTTTTGGGACGCCGCACACCCATTGCGATTTACGGTATTCTACCGGCGATCGACCAAGCCCGGCGTTGCTTCGACACCTATAACACGTCAGGCTGGCAGGGCCTGCCAGCGCGCGATTGGCACGAGGTGGACTATAAAGCAGGTGCCTTAGTCTTTGAGGACGACCGATGGCGCGTACGCGCCTGGCCCGTGGTACATCCCGTCCCTACCGTAGGGCTACGCTTTGAACACCGGCCTACCGGTAAGGTGATTGCTTACTCCTGCGATACCGAACCCACCGATGCTGTCGTCGAGCTAGGGCGCGGGGCTGACATCCTGGTGCATGAGGCCACCGGAAAAGGCCCAGGACACACCTCCCCAGAAGATGCCGCCTATCTAGCAGCACAAGCTGGCGCTCGGCGCTTGCTCTTGGTGCACCTTCCCCCCGGACTTACCGACGCCGACCTCGAGTCAGCCCGCCAGCATCTAGCTGCCACCGAACTGGGCGAAGAGCTGGGTCGCTATGAGGTGTGA
- the chrA gene encoding chromate efflux transporter: protein MAEPSPTSKRPLLLELATVSLKLGLISFGGPAVHIALLETEVVTRRGWMSRQHFLDLLGVTNLIPGPNSTEMMLHVGYERGGVAGLLVAGAGFILPAALITTALGWLYVHYGSLPAAAPFLAGIKPVVLAIILAALWRLGKVAAYHLRLWMLGIAVVGAVLLGLDEVTALIGGVVLGTLWFWRKARVDVVPYGCPGLIHPADTTMSSLLALGSSAAAVSLPQLFWFFLKVGAVLYGSGYTLIAFLEGGLVRDYGWLTQAQLLDAVAIGQFTPGPLLSTATFIGYVLAGFPGAVVATVGIFLPAFVLVGVVNPLVPRLRHARWSAAFLDAANMASLGIMAAVTLRLGMHVLTHPQAWILALTAAFLLLRFRLHPAWIIAVGALIGWFFAAV from the coding sequence ATGGCTGAGCCTTCGCCTACATCAAAGCGGCCCCTACTACTAGAGCTGGCTACCGTAAGCCTAAAGCTGGGACTGATTTCTTTTGGGGGACCAGCTGTGCACATCGCCTTGCTGGAAACCGAAGTCGTCACACGGCGCGGTTGGATGAGCCGTCAGCATTTTTTGGATTTGCTTGGGGTCACCAACCTCATTCCAGGCCCCAATTCGACCGAAATGATGCTGCATGTCGGCTATGAGCGTGGAGGCGTAGCCGGACTGCTTGTTGCTGGTGCCGGTTTTATCCTTCCTGCTGCGTTGATTACAACCGCGCTAGGCTGGCTGTACGTACACTACGGCTCGTTGCCTGCTGCAGCCCCTTTTCTTGCCGGTATCAAACCTGTGGTGCTGGCCATCATCCTAGCCGCTTTATGGCGCCTGGGAAAAGTAGCTGCATATCATTTGCGACTTTGGATGTTGGGCATAGCCGTCGTGGGCGCTGTGCTTCTGGGCTTGGATGAGGTTACCGCGCTAATTGGGGGTGTTGTGCTGGGTACCCTGTGGTTTTGGCGTAAAGCGCGGGTGGATGTCGTCCCTTATGGATGTCCTGGGCTTATTCACCCTGCCGACACTACAATGAGCAGCCTTCTGGCTCTAGGAAGCAGTGCAGCTGCTGTATCGCTTCCTCAGTTGTTTTGGTTTTTTCTAAAAGTCGGTGCTGTGCTTTACGGGAGTGGCTATACGCTGATTGCATTTCTAGAAGGTGGCCTGGTACGTGACTATGGCTGGCTGACACAAGCCCAACTGCTCGATGCCGTTGCCATCGGCCAGTTCACGCCCGGCCCACTGCTGAGCACGGCTACCTTCATCGGATACGTCCTGGCCGGCTTTCCAGGTGCAGTGGTGGCCACTGTAGGCATTTTCTTGCCCGCCTTTGTGCTGGTAGGCGTAGTCAATCCGCTAGTGCCCCGACTGCGGCATGCGCGCTGGAGCGCTGCATTTCTGGACGCGGCCAACATGGCCTCGCTGGGCATTATGGCGGCCGTAACACTACGCTTAGGCATGCACGTGCTCACCCACCCTCAAGCCTGGATTTTGGCGCTGACGGCCGCTTTCTTGCTACTCCGCTTTAGGCTGCATCCAGCGTGGATTATCGCAGTCGGGGCGCTTATCGGCTGGTTTTTTGCAGCAGTTTGA